In Nymphaea colorata isolate Beijing-Zhang1983 chromosome 5, ASM883128v2, whole genome shotgun sequence, one genomic interval encodes:
- the LOC116255289 gene encoding retinoblastoma-related protein-like has translation MDLFLVIKTCSYICVFKQILLGNFKKALWVKLTDTSFSWHGTWYLLTSVTIWQAILIVHVPVRFRKFSLQDTLCFVRKSDKGVDLIASLCNTYHTSEDDLKKTIEKANNLIVEILHKTPSPASECNAESLDDIIPDGFTYFQDLMEDHLLSTSMEILEKGYEKAIRDTGELDERVFVDEESIFGTGSLSGGAVSVPGSKCKYESFTSPTKTVTSPPSPPSSPPASITNNNLGLSSSKMAPTPVSISMTTAKWLWTVIGPLPPKPSPELQHFLSSCDRDLTEDVMHRANIILEAIFPSSIPGERCIAGSLQTATQMDSIWAEQRTETLKSYYRVLVTMCRAESQTLHSKNLTSLLTNDRFHRCMLACSAELVLATHKTVTMMFPAVLERTGITAFDLSKVIESFVRHEETLPRELKRHLNTLEERLLESLAWERGSSMYNSLIVAKPSLGAEINRLGLLAEPMPSLDAIALQQNITAGSLQPLPALQKHETSFDNHASTSPKKVISDPAGVLLERNSFTSPVKEHLVSFSCFKTKLQPPLQSAFASPTRPNPAEAGETCAETGINVFFRKVLKLAAIRIKSLCERLQQPNTVMGCVYSLIQQILDRQTALFFNRHIDQLILSSLYGVSKISNLRLTFKEITFNYRKQPQCKPQVFCYVFVDWPSSSHNGKTGQDHVDIITFYNELFVPAVKPLLVELGPAGTPTKTARASEENKTDGQAPGSPRVSLFPSLPDMSPKKVSASHNVYVSPLRSSKMETLISHNSKSYYACIGESTHAYQSPSKDLTAINNRLNSNRKVSGRLNFDGAGLVSDSLVAGCLYPQNGSSAPAIDAATLSSPLKRKQTDR, from the exons ATGGACCTATTCTTG GTTATCAAAACTTGTAGCTATATATGTGTTTTTAAACAAATTCTTTTGGGTAACTTTAAGAAAGCATTATGGGTTAAACTCACTGACACGTCTTTCTCTTGGCATGGTACCTGGTACTTGCTAACATCTGTGACCATATGGCAGGCCATTCTCATAGTTCATGTTCCTGTTCggtttagaaaattttctcttcAGGATACATTATGCTTTG TTAGAAAGTCTGACAAGGGTGTGGATCTTATTGCTTCCCTTTGTAATACTTATCATACCTCAGAGGATGACCTGAAGAAAACTATAGAGAAGGCTAATAATTTGATAGTTGAAATTTTGCACAAAACTCCCTCTCCTGCTTCAGAATGCAATGCAGAGTCCCTTGATGATATTATTCCTG ATGGTTTCACCTATTTTCAAGATTTAATGGAAGATCACTTATTATCAACAAGTATGGAAATTCTGGAAAAGGGTTATGAGAAAGCAATTCGTGACACTGGTGAGCTAGATGAACGTGTTTTTGTAGATGAGGAGAGTATATTTGGAACTGGAAGTTTATCAGGAGGTGCAGTGAGCGTGCCGGGGTCCAAG TGCAAGTATGAATCATTCACCTCACCAACAAAGACCGTAACAAGCCCACCATCACCTCCAAGTTCTCCTCCAGCTTCAATTACAAACAATAATTTAGGCCTTTCTAGCTCAAAGATGGCACCAACACCTGTAAGCATATCAATGACTACTGCAAAATGGCTCTGGACTGTAATTGGTCCTTTGCCTCCAAAGCCTTCACCAGAGCTGCAACACTTCCTCTCATCCTGCGACAGGGACTTAACTGAGGATGTTATGCATCGAGCTAATATAATCTTGGAGGCCATATTTCCCAGCTCTATTCCTGGAGAGCGGTGTATAGCTGGTAGCCTTCAAACTGCAACCCAGATGGACAGCATATGGGCAGAACAAAGGACAGAAACTCTAAAATCATATTATAGGGTTCTGGTCACCATGTGTAGGGCAGAATCTCAGACATTGCACAGTAAAAATTTGACATCATTGCTAACAAATGACAGGTTTCATAGGTGCATGCTTGCTTGTTCTGCTGAATTGGTTTTGGCAACACACAAAACAGTGACGATGATGTTTCCTGCAGTACTGGAAAGAACTGGAATTACTGCCTTTGACTTGAGCAAGGTGATAGAGAGTTTTGTTAGACATGAAGAAACTCTTCCTCGAGAGTTGAAGCGTCACCTTAATACTTTAGAAGAACGTCTTTTGGAAAGTTTGGCCTGGGAGAGAGGCTCCTCAATGTACAACTCTTTAATTGTTGCAAAACCATCTCTGGGTGCAGAGATAAACCGGCTAGGACTTCTAGCAGAACCGATGCCGTCGCTGGACGCAATCGCATTGCAACAGAACATCACCGCTGGAAGTCTGCAACCTCTCCCTGCTCTTCAGAAACATGAAACTTCATTTG ATAATCATGCTTCAACGTCTCCAAAGAAAGTCATCTCAGACCCTGCAGGTGTTTTACTCGAGCGCAATTCTTTCACTTCACCAGTTAAGGAGCACCTGGTGagcttttcctgtttcaaaaCAAAGTTGCAGCCACCTCTGCAGTCAGCTTTTGCTAG TCCAACACGACCAAATCCTGCAGAAGCTGGTGAAACATGTGCTGAGACGGGGATCAATGTTTTCTTCAGAAAG GTCCTCAAGTTGGCTGCCATCAGAATCAAGAGCTTGTGTGAAAGATTACAGCAACCTAATACTGTAATGGGGTGTGTTTACAGTCTCATACAGCAGATTCTTGATCGTCAGACAGCTTTGTTTTTTAATAGGCATATTGATCAGCTTATTCTTAGCAGCCTTTATGGAGTTTCAAAG ATATCAAATTTAAGGTTGACATTTAAGGAGATTACTTTTAACTACAGAAAGCAACCTCAATGTAAACCTCAGGTCTTCTGTTACGTTTTTGTGGATTGGCCATCAAGTAGTCACAATGGG AAAACAGGGCAGGATCATGTTGATATTATTACGTTCTATAATGAGCTGTTTGTCCCAGCAGTGAAGCCTCTCCTTGTGGAGCTTGGTCCTGCAGGAACTCCCACTAAAACTGCTCGAGCATCAGAAGAAAATAAGACTGATG GGCAAGCCCCAGGATCACCTCGAGTGTCATTGTTTCCTAGTCTTCCAGACATGTCCCCTAAGAAAGTATCTGCATCACACAATGTTTACGTGTCTCCTCTGAGATCATCGAAG ATGGAAACTTTGATATCACACAACTCGAAAAGCTATTATGCCTGTATAGGTGAGAGTACTCATGCATACCAAAGTCCATCCAAGGATTTGACCGCCATCAACAACCGGTTGAATAG CAATAGGAAAGTTAGTGGTCGGCTCAACTTTGATGGGGCTGGTTTGGTCAGCGATTCCCTTGTGGCGGGTTGTCTATATCCTCAAAACGGCAGCTCTGCTCCTGCTATTGATGCTGCTACTTTGAGTTCACCATTGAAGCGCAAGCAAACAGATAGGTAG
- the LOC116254071 gene encoding 29 kDa ribonucleoprotein A, chloroplastic-like, whose translation MAVAATSAIASPLRSSKLPGSKLKQQLGTPASHLSTYHAGVRRQLVVVSAAGAAKKSWIPLTPRSRGYLPLEVGGTSSTQNGSMAPSQAIFAHLDSLSLILLRTPLAKRNSSRRSQGISWAVAHEEAARVEEREGEEEKEEVAPSPPNTKLYFGNLPYSCDSAQLAAIVQEYGSPELVEVLYDKNTGKSRGFAFVTMSSFQDANAVIENLDGSEYGGRNLRVNFSDKPKPREPLYPETEFKLFVGNLSWSVNSESLMDMFSGYGNVVGSRVLYDGETGRSRGYGFVCFSSKSEMEAALESLNGVELEGRCMRISLALGKRS comes from the exons ATGGCGGTAGCTGCGACATCCGCGATTGCGTCTCCACTGAGGTCCTCCAAGCTGCCTGGAAGCAAGCTCAAGCAACAGCTGGGAACACCAGCGTCTCATCTTAGCACCTACCATGCGGGAGTTCGCAGGCAGCTGGTGGTTGTGTCAGCTGCTGGCGCCGCCAAGAAGTCGTGGATACCTCTAACGCCAAGAAGTCGTGGATACCTGCCGTTAGAGGTGGGGGGAACTTCATCGACCCAGAATGGCTCGATGGCTC CTTCTCAGGCCATTTTCGCCCATTTGGACTCCCTTTCGTTAATCCTACTTCGAACGCCATTGGCAAAAAGGAACAGTTCTAGGCGGTCGCAAGGGATCTCGTGGGCTGTGGCTCACGAGGAAGCTGCCCGTGtcgaagagagagaaggggaagaggagaaagaagaagtgGCTCCCTCGCCACCCAATACCAAGCTTTACTTTGGCAATCTGCCTTATAGCTGCGACAGCGCACAGTTGGCGGCGATCGTCCAAGAGTATGGAAGCCCAGAACTTGTGGAG GTGCTCTATGACAAAAACACGGGAAAGAGCAGAGGTTTTGCGTTCGTTACAATGAGCAGCTTTCAAGATGCTAATGCCGTGATCGAGAACCTCGACGGGAGT GAATACGGAGGTCGAAATTTGAGGGTGAATTTCAGCGACAAACCGAAGCCGCGTGAGCCCCTCTATCCAGAGACAGAGTTCAAGTTGTTCGTGGGGAATTTGTCATGGTCTGTAAATTCCGAGAGTTTGATGGATATGTTTAGCGGTTACGGGAATGTGGTTGGATCTAGGGTTCTGTACGATGGGGAGACAGGACGATCTCGCGGATAcggttttgtttgtttttcttccaaatcCGAGATGGAAGCTGCACTCGAGTCCTTGAATGGAGTG GAATTAGAGGGCCGGTGCATGAGGATTAGCCTTGCTTTAGGCAAAAGATCGTAA